The Psychrobacter sp. LV10R520-6 genome includes a region encoding these proteins:
- a CDS encoding TauD/TfdA family dioxygenase — MKMLQSELSTDISAVTDLHIESVKLIDRAIQVRWSDGIDTAYHYIWLRDNCPSAFHPQTGERSFDLLSISQDIHPLSVSFDAGTLTIEWSEQQHISCFEQSWLRQFCYSGELAKDHSSSYQSWGCEFIDRIPVYNQQDIMTSDSALYEWMSALDKYGLTIINGMPDDSEAVVQTAKRIDYLRQTNFGMTFDVVSEKSPINVAYTSLSLPLHTDLPNQELPPGYQFLHFLSNESVGGESTFVDGLKVLERLREDQPEYFRLLAEYAIPFRFHDQAHDIRQHHRVINLDNFGNIVEIKYNAHIADIFDLPGEVMYDYYIAYRELMGRLKDARYKIELKLTAGQMVVFDNRRVLHGRNAFDENVGERRLRGCYVDRSEFKSRLRILGKQLA, encoded by the coding sequence ATGAAAATGCTCCAATCAGAACTATCCACAGATATCTCAGCAGTAACCGATCTTCATATAGAATCGGTTAAGCTAATTGACCGCGCCATTCAAGTACGCTGGAGTGACGGCATTGATACGGCCTATCATTACATCTGGCTGCGTGACAACTGCCCATCAGCCTTCCATCCACAGACAGGCGAGCGCAGCTTTGATCTGCTGAGCATCTCGCAAGACATCCATCCGTTATCAGTCTCTTTTGATGCAGGGACGCTTACTATCGAGTGGTCTGAACAACAACATATCAGCTGCTTTGAGCAAAGCTGGTTGCGTCAGTTCTGTTATTCTGGTGAATTGGCCAAAGATCATAGCAGTAGTTATCAAAGTTGGGGCTGCGAATTTATTGACCGAATTCCGGTGTACAACCAGCAGGACATCATGACCAGTGACAGCGCTCTATATGAGTGGATGAGCGCTTTGGATAAATATGGGCTAACTATTATTAACGGTATGCCGGATGACTCTGAAGCCGTTGTGCAGACGGCAAAGCGAATCGATTATCTGCGTCAGACTAATTTTGGAATGACTTTTGATGTGGTATCAGAAAAATCACCGATTAATGTGGCTTACACGTCTCTCTCATTGCCATTACATACTGACCTACCAAATCAGGAATTACCTCCAGGATATCAGTTCTTACATTTCTTGAGCAATGAAAGTGTGGGTGGCGAATCTACTTTTGTGGATGGTCTAAAAGTACTGGAAAGGCTGCGAGAAGATCAGCCTGAGTATTTCCGGCTGCTTGCTGAGTATGCAATTCCATTCCGCTTTCACGACCAAGCCCATGATATTCGTCAACACCATCGAGTAATTAACCTAGACAACTTTGGCAATATTGTTGAAATCAAATACAACGCTCATATCGCGGATATCTTTGATCTGCCTGGCGAGGTTATGTATGACTACTACATCGCTTATCGTGAGCTCATGGGGCGGCTAAAAGATGCTCGCTATAAAATTGAGCTGAAGTTGACTGCTGGTCAAATGGTGGTATTCGATAATCGACGGGTATTGCACGGCCGTAACGCATTTGATGAAAATGTTGGCGAACGTCGTCTCAGAGGGTGCTATGTTGACCGCTCAGAATTCAAAAGTCGTTTGAGAATACTGGGCAAGCAACTGGCTTAG
- the dctP gene encoding TRAP transporter substrate-binding protein, translated as MKKTPLASMVLAALIALTGCSQSNDTAVGDNSAVNSENETVLRFSHFWPATSATHKDIFEPWARKVEEESDGRLKVEIYPSATLSSADSTYESTANGTIDIGSQVQGYSNGRFPLTQIAELPGLSNSATQMNCMLQTLYDDGVISSEYEDTHLLFMMGTGPGGIHTIDNPIRKPEDLKGLRMRRPSAIAGDIIESAGGTPVGLPVTDLYTSLQRGVLDGLSLPWDAVGAFKLNELVNTHTNMPFYSSAILVTMNKDKYESLPDDLKKVIDDNSGKEMAAVAGKVFDGEDDKFMAEAKAKGDIMIDIPDPLNDPAWKGPLEAGTKKYLKDVEDLGLDAQTVYQKAKEASTACES; from the coding sequence ATGAAGAAAACTCCCCTAGCTAGTATGGTATTGGCAGCTTTAATTGCTCTTACTGGCTGCTCGCAATCGAACGATACAGCCGTTGGTGATAATTCAGCTGTGAACTCTGAGAATGAGACAGTATTACGTTTTTCACATTTTTGGCCAGCTACTTCTGCAACCCATAAAGATATTTTTGAACCTTGGGCAAGAAAGGTTGAAGAAGAGTCAGATGGTAGGCTTAAGGTTGAGATTTACCCTTCAGCGACTCTCAGTTCAGCTGATAGTACATATGAATCAACTGCTAACGGAACTATTGATATAGGCTCACAAGTTCAAGGTTATTCAAACGGCCGTTTTCCACTGACTCAAATCGCAGAACTCCCAGGTCTCTCTAATTCAGCAACGCAAATGAATTGTATGTTACAGACTTTGTATGATGATGGGGTTATATCAAGCGAATATGAAGATACGCATTTACTATTTATGATGGGGACTGGTCCTGGAGGAATCCATACTATTGATAATCCTATTCGCAAACCAGAAGACTTAAAAGGCTTGCGTATGCGTCGTCCTTCGGCTATTGCTGGTGATATTATTGAATCTGCAGGGGGAACGCCTGTCGGTTTACCTGTCACTGATCTTTATACCTCTCTTCAACGTGGCGTTTTAGATGGCTTAAGTCTTCCATGGGATGCTGTAGGTGCATTTAAACTCAATGAACTTGTAAATACACACACAAATATGCCTTTTTATAGTTCTGCTATCTTGGTTACTATGAACAAAGATAAGTATGAGAGCCTACCTGACGACCTTAAAAAAGTCATCGACGACAACTCCGGTAAAGAGATGGCTGCTGTTGCGGGTAAAGTTTTTGATGGGGAGGATGACAAGTTTATGGCTGAGGCAAAAGCTAAAGGTGACATTATGATAGACATTCCTGATCCATTGAACGACCCTGCATGGAAAGGTCCATTGGAAGCAGGAACTAAAAAATACTTAAAAGATGTTGAAGATCTTGGATTAGATGCACAAACTGTTTATCAAAAAGCTAAAGAAGCTAGTACTGCATGTGAGTCCTAA
- a CDS encoding TauD/TfdA dioxygenase family protein, producing MRNITHPTGLFDNSARDYKHITALPLASAMGAEIQGVDLSNVSDDAMAEIQNALYRHKLIFFRDQDISFTDHENLTLKFGEFGTDAYTKGVVGHENIQPVIKEASTETKMVFGSGWHTDSAFLECPPSVAINYGIDMPPYGGDTLFANSVLAYNSLSPAMKEMIDPLKVWMSAKHVVASMQAEKQSKKPRKDGELGSLELDVDTQKMIEGSYHPLVRTHPVSGEKSLYVDKTYACGIEGMTEEESRPLLDFLSSFATQESFVCRLKWHNNTLIMWDNRICLHQAFNDYDGYRREMYRAVVMGEKPE from the coding sequence ATGAGAAATATTACGCACCCAACGGGACTCTTTGATAATAGTGCTAGAGACTATAAGCATATCACTGCTCTTCCCTTAGCATCAGCTATGGGAGCAGAAATACAAGGGGTGGATCTAAGTAATGTAAGTGATGACGCCATGGCTGAGATTCAAAATGCATTATATAGGCACAAACTTATCTTTTTTAGAGACCAAGACATATCTTTTACGGACCATGAAAATTTAACCCTTAAGTTTGGTGAGTTCGGAACTGATGCATACACTAAAGGTGTCGTTGGTCATGAGAACATTCAACCGGTCATTAAAGAAGCTAGTACTGAAACAAAAATGGTGTTTGGTAGTGGCTGGCACACAGATTCAGCATTTTTAGAGTGTCCGCCTTCAGTGGCTATCAACTACGGAATAGACATGCCTCCTTATGGCGGAGATACGTTATTTGCAAACTCTGTTCTAGCTTATAATAGTTTAAGCCCAGCAATGAAAGAGATGATAGACCCTCTTAAAGTATGGATGAGCGCTAAGCATGTTGTTGCCTCTATGCAAGCTGAAAAACAATCCAAAAAACCAAGAAAAGATGGTGAGTTAGGAAGTCTGGAACTTGATGTAGATACCCAAAAGATGATAGAAGGCTCATATCATCCATTGGTTAGGACACACCCCGTCTCAGGTGAGAAGTCATTATATGTCGATAAAACTTATGCCTGTGGTATAGAAGGGATGACAGAGGAAGAGTCACGACCTCTACTTGATTTTTTATCTAGTTTTGCCACCCAAGAATCTTTTGTCTGTAGGCTAAAATGGCATAACAATACATTAATCATGTGGGACAACAGAATCTGTCTACATCAAGCTTTTAATGACTATGACGGCTACAGAAGAGAAATGTATCGTGCAGTGGTAATGGGCGAGAAACCAGAATAA
- a CDS encoding IclR family transcriptional regulator C-terminal domain-containing protein, whose translation MDNEQDKKILFDSPDFVASLAGGLSVLLTFDENHSVMTLSEVAERTKMGRAKARRYLLTLHALGYVHKNKRQFSLSPKTLSLGASYLNSVHHHDIIQFYLERVTEKTGESCSFGVLNGDEVVYIARSAAEHRLLSITLSIGTRLPAVYTSMGRAILANLPSNQLENYIDKVELTPHTPYSITDRKQFRQMLRQVKEQQYVVVDQELDTGLRSLALPVYKSNNELIGAINISTNAMRISNEVLIGEFLPILHDCAAKIQTYYI comes from the coding sequence ATGGACAACGAACAAGATAAGAAAATACTCTTCGATAGCCCAGATTTTGTTGCCTCTCTTGCGGGAGGTCTGAGCGTATTACTGACCTTTGATGAAAATCACTCTGTTATGACTCTAAGCGAAGTGGCCGAACGCACCAAGATGGGTAGAGCAAAAGCTCGACGTTATCTATTGACATTGCACGCACTCGGTTACGTTCATAAAAATAAGCGTCAGTTTAGTTTGTCACCCAAAACCCTAAGCCTAGGCGCAAGTTATTTAAATAGTGTGCATCATCACGATATAATTCAATTTTACTTAGAACGCGTGACCGAAAAGACAGGGGAATCCTGTTCATTTGGAGTGTTGAATGGTGATGAAGTGGTTTATATAGCACGCTCTGCAGCTGAACATCGCTTATTATCTATAACCTTGTCTATTGGCACGAGACTACCAGCTGTCTATACCTCTATGGGCCGTGCTATCCTTGCTAACCTTCCTAGCAACCAGCTCGAAAACTATATTGATAAAGTTGAGCTAACACCGCACACACCATATAGTATTACCGACCGTAAGCAATTTCGTCAGATGCTAAGACAGGTTAAAGAACAACAGTATGTCGTTGTAGATCAAGAGTTAGATACAGGTTTACGATCGCTTGCTCTTCCAGTCTATAAATCAAACAACGAATTAATTGGTGCGATTAATATTAGCACCAATGCCATGCGTATTTCTAATGAAGTTTTAATTGGAGAGTTCTTGCCAATCTTACATGATTGTGCCGCAAAAATTCAAACCTACTATATCTGA
- a CDS encoding lyase family protein — MKVAQLINQPFVHPDIAQDFSARFFVKAMLDFELAIIEVRENNGLVPDKTLQKSKQALTLDLFDIDAIGAETYLGGNAAIPFVAQAKALLPQEIKPYFHQTVTSQDVIDTAMMLMLKPALKHINQDLIDVLKACGILIENHRATPMAGRTLMQQALPITFGAKISQWASSLIAVIPNLAKLERSGFYLQWGGPVGVSNVDNENYELPQQVAELLGLSTPLLPWHTNRQPIHAIASTLDACAGAMENIVEDIALMCQSELGEVAEPAIKGMGGSSSMPHKRNPVLCALIKTATLRMHGHLSVISNTTAQPFERALGQWHATWVPLTEGVALVAGATAYLKTLLHGLQVYPERMAANLDLNSDAYLVENLKQHFSTDQDQLYPLIEQASQEAHVNHQGFSRIFLALLAKQPINLDGNSGELETILSPLTYCGAADRQCQVTLEAIDKLILLLAI, encoded by the coding sequence ATGAAAGTTGCTCAATTAATCAATCAACCTTTTGTACACCCTGATATTGCTCAAGACTTTTCGGCTCGCTTTTTTGTTAAAGCTATGTTGGATTTTGAACTGGCCATCATAGAAGTCAGAGAAAATAACGGCCTTGTTCCTGATAAAACGCTACAAAAATCTAAACAAGCGTTAACGTTAGATTTGTTTGATATTGATGCGATTGGGGCAGAAACTTATCTTGGTGGCAATGCAGCCATTCCTTTTGTGGCACAAGCCAAAGCCTTGTTACCTCAAGAAATAAAACCGTATTTTCATCAGACGGTGACCAGTCAGGATGTAATTGATACAGCGATGATGCTGATGCTCAAACCAGCACTAAAACATATCAACCAAGACTTAATTGATGTGCTAAAAGCCTGTGGAATATTGATTGAAAATCATCGCGCTACTCCAATGGCGGGTAGAACCTTAATGCAACAAGCTCTACCGATTACCTTTGGAGCGAAAATCTCACAGTGGGCATCATCGTTAATCGCTGTCATACCAAATTTAGCAAAATTAGAGCGCTCAGGATTTTATTTACAATGGGGTGGTCCTGTTGGAGTTAGTAATGTAGATAATGAAAATTATGAATTGCCTCAACAAGTCGCAGAATTGCTTGGATTATCAACGCCGTTACTCCCCTGGCATACTAATAGACAACCTATTCATGCGATAGCTTCTACATTAGATGCCTGTGCTGGCGCGATGGAAAACATCGTCGAAGATATCGCCTTAATGTGCCAATCTGAGTTGGGCGAAGTAGCTGAGCCAGCTATTAAAGGTATGGGTGGCTCATCATCAATGCCCCATAAACGCAACCCTGTGTTATGTGCCTTAATTAAAACAGCTACTTTGAGAATGCATGGGCACTTGAGCGTGATTAGCAACACAACGGCTCAACCTTTTGAGCGCGCGCTAGGTCAATGGCATGCGACTTGGGTACCTTTAACTGAAGGTGTGGCTTTAGTCGCTGGCGCCACAGCCTATTTAAAAACTTTGTTACATGGACTGCAAGTCTACCCTGAGCGCATGGCAGCTAATCTTGATTTAAATAGCGATGCTTATCTGGTTGAAAACTTGAAGCAGCATTTTTCAACCGATCAGGATCAACTCTATCCTTTGATAGAGCAAGCCAGTCAAGAAGCGCATGTCAATCACCAGGGGTTTTCACGAATCTTTCTAGCCTTACTAGCAAAACAACCGATAAATCTGGACGGTAACAGTGGCGAACTTGAAACAATTCTATCTCCTCTAACATACTGTGGTGCAGCGGATAGGCAATGCCAAGTAACACTGGAAGCGATTGATAAATTAATTCTGCTTTTAGCTATATAA